DNA sequence from the Deltaproteobacteria bacterium genome:
GCAATCACAAACGGTGGAGGATACCTTCTCACTGAAAGGCTCCACCAATGCCATCACGACGATGCTGAACGGATACGCCGGATAGCCATCAGGCATCGGAGAAGACGAAAAAACTCCCCGTCGGGATGGTCCCGCGGGGAGTTTTTTTATTGGCAAACCGGGATTACGGATTACGAGTTACGGATCACGGATTATGATACCTCAACGTCATTACGAATCCACCGTGGCGGATGACGAAGTAATCTCAGGGTAATGCGATAAGATTGTCGCGCCCGCCTTCGGCGTTCTCCAATGACATCAAGGTGGCAGTAGTGTGCCGATTTATCGGCGTTTTTAAAGAATTACGGATTACGGATTAATGTCCTTTGCCACTGTGTCGCTTTGTCGCTTTGCCCCTTTGTCGCTCTTTGAAATCCCCCTTGTCGCGTCCTGAAACCGGTGATATAGAGACACGACAAACCCCTGAAACGGGGTCATTGATGTATGAGGATCGAGAAAATTTCATGAAAAAAGCGTTCCTGATAGTCTGTATCGTTCTTTTCGCAGCGGGCGCGTATGCCGCCCTCGCGAGCGATTCGCCGGACGACCGATACGTGAACCGGGGAAAGATGAGCCGGGCGGACCGGGAGGTCATCGAGGGCATACTCAACGGAATAGACCCCTCACGGCGGTATCCTCCCATCGACATCACCAATCCCCTCGACGGGGCCCTCTTTCCGCGAGATATGGCTTCCCCCGACATTACCTGGCGGGACGAAAATCCCGGCTCGTTGCTCTGGCTGGTGAATGTTACCTTTGACAAATCGGAAGATACCATTACCTATGTTGCCGACAAACCTGTCTGGACGCCCGACCGGGAAGCCTGGGATACCATCAAGGAGCGCTCACGCAACGGCGGCGCACGCATTACCGTTTTCGGCCTCGATACCCGGGGGGAATACATTATCACCGGCAGAGGTTCCATTTTGATCGCCACATCGGAGGACCCCGCGGGTGCCCCGCTCATGTACCTTCAGATGCCTCTTCCATTCGCTTACGCCCAAGCACATCCGGAAGAATTCCGCTGGTGCCTGGCCGACCTTTCCTCGTACACAAAACCGCCCGTGGTCCTGGAAGGAATGCCCGTCTGCGGCAATTGCCATTCCTTTTCAAAAAACGGTACGGTCCTCGGCCTTGACGTGGATTACCGGGGCGACAAGGGGGGCTATTTCCTGGCGGACGTAGCGGAGAACATGGCAGTGACGCCCGGACGGGTCATCAGCTGGGGCACGGCGACGCAGGAGATCACCGGTTCCCCCACCTTCGGATTTTTCCCGAAGGTGTCGCCCGACGGAAGATATGTAGCTGCCACGGTCAGGGAAAAATCATTCTTCGTTCTGAGAAATGAAACGGCCTTTTCGCAGTTCTTCTTTCTTGCCGCCGGTTCCATCGCCTGGTATTCGCGGTCCGACGGGACCTTTCACCTGTTGCCCGGTGCCGCCGATCCGTCGTACGTCCAGACCTGTCCCGACTGGAGCCCGGACGGGCGGTATGTCGTGTATTGTCGCTCTCCCGTTGATACGGACCTGGTGGCGATCGTCGACAGCAAGGTCCTCAGGAACGTCGATCCCGAAATATCGCTCGCCGAGCTGAACGCGACCTACCGGATCACCTATGACCTCTACCGGATACCCTTCAACGACGGCAGGGGAGGGGACCCGGAACCCCTTGCCGGGGCGAGCGGCAACGGCATGAGCAATTACTTTCCCCGGCACTCCCCCGATGGGAAATGGATCGTCTTCTGCAAAGGTGCCAACGGACTGGCCCTTGCGCCGGACAGCCGGTTGTGGATCGTGCCCGCCGGCGGGGGAACAGCGAGGGAACTCGGGGCCAACCGGGGGACAATGAACTCCTGGCACAGCTGGTCGCCCAACGGCCGATGGCTCGTGTTTTCGTCGAAGGACCAGGGGCCCTTCACGGTATTCTACCTCTGCCACATCGACGACGAGGGGCGGGACAGCGTCCCTGTGCTCCTGAGCCGCCTGAACGGCAGAAACCTCACCAACCTGGTCCCCGAATTCGGCAACGTGGCACCGGACGCCATCAGGCATATCGGGTTTCGGGATTCGTGAATCGGGAAGTGACAAAGCGACAGAGCGACAAAGTGACAAAGGACAATAATCCGTAATCCTTTAAAAACGCCGATAAATCGGCAGACTACAGTTCACTTACGTTCGATGTATTTGACACTTTGTTGCTTTGCTCCTTTGTCGCTTCCTGAAAATCCCCCTCAATCCCCCTTTGCAAAGGGGGACTTACGTATTATCAGGCACCCAGGCACGTTCCGTTCAGAGACGCCATGAAATTCGGATCGTTTCAGGGCAGCGTGAACCGCCAGGCACAGAACCACTCATCGGGGTGTGGATCGGGCGGGCAGCCCAGGCATTCCGTTCGGATCCGGGGATCGATCGCCTCGGCGAAACAGGAATATTCCACCAGCCCGGCCGACTTGCAGGGGTAATCCTCGAGGCCGCGGCGTTTCCGCGCCGACTGGACCCGGCAGTCGTTCATCTGGAAAATGATGCTCTTCGGACCATCGTCAATGATGGACTGGACATTGATCCGCGCGTACATGCGGAACCGGAGCGCCTTCTTCAACCCTTCAAGACCGGCGGCGTCGGGAAGTCCGAGGAGTTCCCTGATGGACCATGCTTCAAAGGGAGAAAAACGGGTCCAGCAGGAATCGTTGCACCGCTTGGCATCGTTCATGCCGTGGGCCTTCTCGACGGCCTGGAACCAGACACCGTCATTGGCGATCCAGTTGATGCCGAGATTGTTCGTCAGGTCCAGAAGCTTCTCACGGGGCATATCAAGGAGCGCCTTCGGGACCCCGTCCACCATCTCGAAACCGAACACCTTCGCCAGGCGGTTCATCTGGACGCCATAGGACTGGTCGCGGGCCGTTTTCATGATCTCCAGGGCCTTCTTCATCCCCATCTGGTGCTCCACTTCCATGAACCAGAGCGTATAATGGACAATGGTCCGATGAAACATATCGAGAACGTACCGGGCCAGTTCCTCCCGGCCGAGATCTTCCGGCTGTTCGATATTCCCTGTCATGAGGTAACTCCTTTTCGTCGTGTTCGGAACATGCGCCACGGACTATATCACACATCGGTGCAGGAGGACAGTGCAAGTGCCTGTGTGCCTGATGAGTTCCTAAGTGCCTGAATGCGTAAAATCGGGATTCGGGAATCGGGAATTATTCGGCGGGTACGTTGTTTGGCCTATGTATGTAGTGTGCCGATTTATCGGCGTTTTTAAAAAAAGCACCCGATGAATCGGGCAACTACATTTCACTCATGTTCCATGTATTGAGCACTGTGTCGCTCTCTGAAAATCCCCCTCAATCCCCCTTTGCAAAGGGGGACTTCCGTATTACCAGGAACTCATGTACTCAGGCACTGTGCTTTTCATCGCAATTGTTGACTTATCCCGGTGCCTCATGTAACGTTTCTTCGAATTCATCCATAGGTATCATTGAGGAGGGATATGGAAACGAACGCCACGCTTGAGGTCTTTCTCAATCCAGCATCGGTAGCGGTTATCGGGGCCAGCGAGCGGCCCGGTTCATGGGGGTCCTTTATTACCGGCAGCCTGCTGAGCGGGCGTTATCCCGGCAAACTGTACCCCGTCAATCCGCAGGCGGAGCAGGTATTCGGCATTCCCGCGGTCGGCCGCATAGAGGACATTGAAGGGAACATCGATCTCGCCGTCTGTGCCGTTTCGGAGAGATCCATCGAGGAAATAATCACTTCCTGCGGGCGCAAGGGGGTCCGGGGCCTTTCCATTATCACCGCCGGGTTCGGCGAGGCCCTCGCGGGGGGGAGAGCGCGGGAAGAGAAGCTCGCGGAGCTTGCCGGCTCTTTCGGGATGCGGCTTCTGGGGCCCAATATCAGCGGCACCTTTAATCTTCACGAGCAGTTCATCGCCGCCGGGTCTCCCAGCGAGCACCTCTACCCGACGCCGCTGGCGGGGGTCTGCCAGGGGGGATATGCCTTTTATGACCTGATCGCCGCGGCGAGTTTCCGGCACATGGGGGTGGGAAGCTTTGTTCATACGGGCAATGAATGCGACCTGACGGTCACCGATTTTCTCGAGCACTTCGGCGGAAATGAGGCGGTGAAGGGCATTCTCATGTACCTGGAGACCATCCGTGACGGGAAACGGTTTTTCGAGGTGGCCCGGACCGTCACGAAGAAAAAACCCATCGTGGTATACAAGGCGGGCCGGACGCCGGCGAGTGCCCGGGCCGCCCGGAGCCATACGGGAGCACTGGCCGGAAAGGCGGAGATCTACGAAGGCTTTTTCCACCAGGCGGGCATCATTCTTTCGCCGGCGATGGAACTTCTGGTCCCGCTGGGGCACGCTCTCATTGAACGGCCGCCCATGAAAGGCAGACGGGTCGCGGTTGTTACCGTCGGGGGTTCCTGGGGTGTTGCCCTTTCCGATACCCTTGAGG
Encoded proteins:
- a CDS encoding CoA-binding protein, whose product is METNATLEVFLNPASVAVIGASERPGSWGSFITGSLLSGRYPGKLYPVNPQAEQVFGIPAVGRIEDIEGNIDLAVCAVSERSIEEIITSCGRKGVRGLSIITAGFGEALAGGRAREEKLAELAGSFGMRLLGPNISGTFNLHEQFIAAGSPSEHLYPTPLAGVCQGGYAFYDLIAAASFRHMGVGSFVHTGNECDLTVTDFLEHFGGNEAVKGILMYLETIRDGKRFFEVARTVTKKKPIVVYKAGRTPASARAARSHTGALAGKAEIYEGFFHQAGIILSPAMELLVPLGHALIERPPMKGRRVAVVTVGGSWGVALSDTLEETGLFVPELSGSLQDLLRSLGMPPRASTKNPVDIGAAGFIFSVENLVELGRVILNSGEVDAMILHGFGRPGMVTEETPESMRMYAEIEKSVIRGYAALQEETGFPVLIGSHYAPWESQVIHDLNHEGIRIFNRLDDTARLLLLMHRWWEVGCRR
- a CDS encoding PD40 domain-containing protein, whose protein sequence is MKKAFLIVCIVLFAAGAYAALASDSPDDRYVNRGKMSRADREVIEGILNGIDPSRRYPPIDITNPLDGALFPRDMASPDITWRDENPGSLLWLVNVTFDKSEDTITYVADKPVWTPDREAWDTIKERSRNGGARITVFGLDTRGEYIITGRGSILIATSEDPAGAPLMYLQMPLPFAYAQAHPEEFRWCLADLSSYTKPPVVLEGMPVCGNCHSFSKNGTVLGLDVDYRGDKGGYFLADVAENMAVTPGRVISWGTATQEITGSPTFGFFPKVSPDGRYVAATVREKSFFVLRNETAFSQFFFLAAGSIAWYSRSDGTFHLLPGAADPSYVQTCPDWSPDGRYVVYCRSPVDTDLVAIVDSKVLRNVDPEISLAELNATYRITYDLYRIPFNDGRGGDPEPLAGASGNGMSNYFPRHSPDGKWIVFCKGANGLALAPDSRLWIVPAGGGTARELGANRGTMNSWHSWSPNGRWLVFSSKDQGPFTVFYLCHIDDEGRDSVPVLLSRLNGRNLTNLVPEFGNVAPDAIRHIGFRDS
- a CDS encoding cytosolic protein, with amino-acid sequence MTGNIEQPEDLGREELARYVLDMFHRTIVHYTLWFMEVEHQMGMKKALEIMKTARDQSYGVQMNRLAKVFGFEMVDGVPKALLDMPREKLLDLTNNLGINWIANDGVWFQAVEKAHGMNDAKRCNDSCWTRFSPFEAWSIRELLGLPDAAGLEGLKKALRFRMYARINVQSIIDDGPKSIIFQMNDCRVQSARKRRGLEDYPCKSAGLVEYSCFAEAIDPRIRTECLGCPPDPHPDEWFCAWRFTLP